A genomic stretch from Microbacterium proteolyticum includes:
- a CDS encoding MOSC domain-containing protein, producing MPRLVAVCAVHRLHPDAGSVGVTAIDKRPLEGAVRIGTLGVRADVQASRKHHGGPDKAVYAYAHEDAAFWEGELGRDLPSGWFGENLRVEGLDVNGARIGEVWRIGDTVEVEVTMPRTPCATFARWVGGRDARGWVKRFSDAGRLGAYLRVRRAGEVRAGDAIEVLSSPLDAPTVLEVYRS from the coding sequence ATGCCTCGTCTCGTCGCCGTCTGCGCCGTCCACCGCCTGCATCCGGATGCCGGCTCGGTCGGGGTCACCGCCATCGACAAGCGGCCCCTCGAGGGCGCCGTCCGCATCGGCACGCTCGGCGTGCGTGCCGACGTGCAGGCCAGCCGAAAGCACCACGGCGGCCCCGACAAGGCGGTGTACGCGTACGCGCATGAGGACGCGGCGTTCTGGGAGGGTGAGCTCGGTCGCGACCTGCCGTCGGGATGGTTCGGTGAGAACCTGCGGGTCGAGGGCCTCGACGTCAACGGCGCCCGCATCGGGGAGGTCTGGCGCATCGGGGACACGGTCGAGGTCGAGGTGACCATGCCCCGCACCCCCTGTGCCACCTTCGCGCGCTGGGTCGGCGGGCGCGACGCCCGCGGATGGGTGAAGCGGTTCTCGGATGCCGGCCGACTCGGCGCGTACCTGCGCGTCCGCCGGGCGGGAGAGGTGCGGGCGGGGGATGCCATCGAGGTGCTGTCGTCGCCGCTCGACGCGCCGACGGTTCTCGAGGTGTACCGCAGCTGA
- a CDS encoding 4-hydroxy-3-methylbut-2-enyl diphosphate reductase, with translation MSSPAVHLPVPRIPGRRGRLQDIPVAGHKKVLLAAPRGYCAGVDRAVIAVEKALERYGAPVYVRKQIVHNIHVVTELEKKGAIFVEEVDEVPAGAHVVFSAHGVSPAVVSAASDRGLQAIDATCPLVTKVHREAVRFARDDFEILLIGHEGHEEVEGTAGEAPEHVTVVNSPDHADTIEVRDPSKVVWLSQTTLSVDETMETVRRLRERFPQLQDPPSDDICYATQNRQVAIKKVAVGADLVIVVGSANSSNSVRLVEVALEHGAKAAYRVDYVDEVKQEWLEGVETVGVTSGASVPEVLVSEVLEELAGAGYRDVEEVRTAEEDLIFSLPKELRQDASGKRDSRALGGRGRA, from the coding sequence GTGAGCTCACCTGCCGTCCACCTGCCCGTTCCCCGTATTCCGGGTCGACGCGGGCGGCTCCAGGATATCCCCGTCGCCGGACACAAGAAGGTCCTGCTGGCCGCACCCCGTGGATACTGCGCGGGTGTGGATCGCGCGGTCATCGCTGTGGAGAAGGCGCTGGAGCGCTACGGCGCACCGGTCTACGTGCGCAAGCAGATCGTGCACAACATCCACGTGGTGACCGAGCTGGAGAAGAAGGGCGCGATCTTCGTCGAGGAGGTCGACGAGGTTCCCGCGGGTGCCCACGTCGTCTTCAGCGCGCACGGTGTGTCGCCGGCGGTCGTGTCCGCGGCATCCGACCGCGGACTCCAGGCGATCGATGCCACCTGCCCGCTCGTGACCAAGGTGCACCGCGAGGCGGTGCGCTTCGCCCGTGACGACTTCGAGATCCTGCTCATCGGTCACGAGGGTCACGAGGAGGTCGAGGGAACGGCGGGCGAGGCGCCCGAGCACGTCACCGTCGTCAACTCGCCCGACCATGCCGACACCATCGAGGTGCGCGACCCGTCGAAGGTCGTGTGGCTGTCGCAGACCACGCTGTCGGTCGACGAGACCATGGAGACGGTGCGGCGCCTGCGCGAACGGTTCCCCCAGCTGCAGGATCCGCCGTCCGACGACATCTGCTACGCCACGCAGAACCGTCAGGTCGCGATCAAGAAGGTCGCCGTGGGTGCCGATCTCGTGATCGTCGTGGGCTCGGCCAACTCCTCCAACAGCGTCCGCCTGGTCGAGGTCGCCCTCGAACACGGCGCCAAGGCCGCGTACCGCGTCGACTACGTCGACGAGGTCAAGCAGGAGTGGCTCGAAGGCGTCGAGACCGTCGGCGTCACGAGCGGCGCCTCGGTGCCCGAGGTGCTCGTGAGCGAGGTGCTCGAGGAGCTCGCGGGTGCCGGCTACCGCGACGTCGAAGAGGTGCGCACCGCCGAGGAGGACCTCATCTTCTCGCTGCCGAAGGAGCTGCGTCAGGATGCCAGCGGCAAGCGCGACAGCCGCGCGCTGGGCGGGCGGGGCCGCGCGTGA
- the glpX gene encoding class II fructose-bisphosphatase yields MVSLTADMSPLHPDRNLALELVRATEAASIRAVPFIGRGDKEAADGAAVDAMRAFFSTVNFDGTIVIGEGEKDNAPMLYNGERVGSGRGPRCDVAVDPIDGTSLTAAGRQNALSVIAVSDQGSMLDASSVFYMDKLVTGPAGVGVVDIRLPIGENIRLLAKALGKPVDELVVSVLNRPRHEKLIADIREAGAGTRLMSDGDVAGGINAARHNARTDMCVGIGGSPEGIVTACAIKALGGHIQGVLAPRSDDEKEKGRDAGLQVDGEVYEADGLVKGKNTIFVATGVTDGQLVQGVRREGDFLYTESVVLRGASGTLRRITSEHLTSKWL; encoded by the coding sequence ATGGTGAGCCTGACTGCCGACATGAGCCCTCTGCACCCCGACCGCAACCTGGCTCTGGAGTTGGTGAGGGCGACGGAAGCGGCATCCATTCGTGCCGTCCCCTTCATCGGTCGAGGCGACAAGGAGGCCGCCGACGGCGCCGCGGTCGACGCGATGCGGGCCTTCTTCAGCACCGTCAACTTCGACGGGACCATCGTCATCGGCGAGGGCGAGAAGGACAACGCCCCCATGCTCTACAACGGTGAGCGCGTCGGAAGCGGCCGGGGACCGCGGTGCGACGTCGCCGTCGACCCGATCGACGGCACGTCCCTGACCGCCGCAGGCCGCCAGAACGCGCTGTCGGTCATCGCCGTGTCCGACCAGGGCAGCATGCTCGACGCGTCGAGTGTTTTCTACATGGACAAGCTCGTCACCGGCCCCGCCGGTGTCGGCGTGGTCGACATCCGCCTGCCCATCGGCGAGAACATCCGCCTGCTGGCGAAGGCCCTGGGGAAGCCGGTCGACGAGCTCGTCGTGTCGGTGCTGAACCGCCCGCGTCACGAGAAGCTCATCGCCGACATCCGCGAGGCGGGCGCCGGCACCCGCCTGATGAGCGACGGCGACGTCGCCGGTGGCATCAACGCCGCCCGGCACAACGCCCGCACCGACATGTGCGTCGGTATCGGCGGCAGCCCGGAGGGCATCGTCACCGCGTGCGCCATCAAGGCTCTCGGCGGTCACATCCAGGGCGTTCTCGCCCCGCGGAGCGACGACGAGAAGGAGAAGGGCCGGGATGCCGGACTCCAGGTCGATGGCGAGGTCTACGAAGCAGACGGGCTTGTGAAGGGCAAGAACACGATCTTCGTCGCCACCGGCGTGACCGACGGTCAGCTCGTGCAGGGCGTTCGCCGCGAGGGCGACTTCCTCTACACCGAGAGCGTCGTGCTGCGCGGCGCGTCGGGAACCCTCCGCCGCATCACGTCGGAGCACCTGACGTCGAAGTGGCTGTGA
- a CDS encoding zf-HC2 domain-containing protein — protein sequence MTTEHERLSSSDGAYVLGALGAADRAEFEAHLVECAECRAAVAELAPTAGLLSRLSADRARAVGDTAAPSVLASPDPALRGRIVGAARRRRTRRVTAWALAASVALVALAVPSVIAVSGAMQPAGAVYALDDIGGAPLEASVKLTSVPWGTRIDLVCQYTGQVLDAPPGGWPYALAITDDAGATSVLSTWRAGPGSTTELSAGTDLAAADIDAVEIRTLDGDRVVMRRTFDAP from the coding sequence ATGACCACCGAGCACGAACGACTGTCGAGTTCGGACGGCGCGTACGTCCTCGGCGCTCTCGGCGCGGCCGACCGGGCCGAATTCGAGGCTCATCTGGTCGAATGCGCGGAGTGCCGAGCCGCCGTCGCCGAGTTGGCGCCGACGGCCGGGCTGCTGTCGCGCCTCTCGGCCGACCGGGCGCGAGCCGTGGGGGACACCGCGGCGCCCTCCGTGCTGGCCTCCCCGGATCCCGCGCTGCGCGGGCGCATCGTGGGGGCCGCGCGTCGACGGCGCACGCGTCGCGTCACGGCCTGGGCACTCGCGGCATCCGTCGCTCTGGTCGCGCTCGCCGTTCCGAGCGTCATCGCGGTCTCCGGCGCGATGCAGCCCGCCGGTGCGGTGTACGCGCTGGACGACATCGGCGGGGCGCCGCTGGAGGCCTCGGTCAAGCTGACGTCGGTGCCCTGGGGGACGCGGATCGACCTCGTCTGCCAGTACACCGGGCAGGTGCTGGACGCGCCGCCGGGCGGATGGCCGTACGCCCTCGCGATCACCGACGACGCGGGCGCCACGAGCGTGCTGTCGACCTGGCGCGCGGGCCCGGGATCGACCACGGAACTGAGCGCGGGGACGGACCTCGCCGCGGCCGACATCGACGCGGTGGAGATCCGGACGCTCGATGGCGACCGCGTGGTGATGCGGCGCACGTTCGACGCGCCCTGA
- the fbaA gene encoding class II fructose-bisphosphate aldolase: MPVASPEQYADMLDRAKAGGFAYPAINVSSSQTINSVLQGLTEAGSDGILQVTTGGADYFAGHTVKARATGALAFAKYVTEVAKNYPITVALHTDHCPKDALPGFVIPLLEASEEEVKAGRNPIFQSHMWDGSAVPLDENIDIAAELLPRLKNINAILEIEVGVVGGEEDGVQHEGSNEALYTTVADVTKAVERLGLGENGRYISALTFGNVHGVYKPGGVKLRPELLGEIQEGIAAKFGTGPKPLDLVFHGGSGSTDDEIALAVANGVVKMNIDTDTQYAFTRSIAGYMFSNYDGVLKVDGEVGNKKLYDPRAWGKVAESAMAVRVVEATKQLGSYGQSKG; the protein is encoded by the coding sequence ATGCCCGTCGCTTCCCCTGAGCAGTACGCCGACATGCTGGACCGCGCGAAGGCCGGCGGCTTCGCGTACCCCGCCATCAACGTCTCCAGCTCGCAGACCATCAACTCGGTGCTCCAGGGCCTGACCGAGGCCGGCTCGGACGGCATCCTCCAGGTCACCACCGGTGGTGCCGACTACTTCGCCGGTCACACCGTCAAGGCGCGCGCCACGGGCGCGCTCGCCTTCGCCAAGTACGTCACCGAGGTCGCGAAGAACTACCCGATCACGGTCGCCCTGCACACCGACCACTGCCCCAAGGACGCCCTGCCCGGCTTCGTGATCCCCCTCCTCGAGGCATCGGAGGAAGAGGTCAAGGCCGGCCGCAACCCCATCTTCCAGTCGCACATGTGGGACGGTTCGGCCGTTCCCCTCGACGAGAACATCGACATCGCAGCCGAGCTCCTCCCCCGCCTGAAGAACATCAACGCCATCCTCGAGATCGAGGTCGGCGTCGTCGGCGGCGAAGAAGACGGCGTGCAGCACGAGGGCTCGAACGAGGCCCTGTACACGACGGTCGCCGACGTCACCAAGGCGGTCGAGCGCCTCGGCCTCGGCGAGAACGGCCGCTACATCTCGGCCCTCACCTTCGGCAACGTGCACGGCGTGTACAAGCCCGGCGGTGTCAAGCTCCGCCCCGAGCTGCTCGGCGAGATCCAGGAGGGCATCGCCGCGAAGTTCGGCACGGGCCCCAAGCCCCTCGACCTCGTCTTCCACGGCGGCAGCGGCTCGACCGATGACGAGATCGCCCTCGCGGTTGCGAACGGCGTCGTGAAGATGAACATCGACACCGACACCCAGTACGCCTTCACCCGCTCGATCGCGGGCTACATGTTCTCGAACTACGACGGCGTCCTGAAGGTCGACGGCGAGGTCGGCAACAAGAAGCTGTACGACCCCCGCGCCTGGGGCAAGGTCGCCGAGTCGGCCATGGCCGTGCGCGTGGTCGAGGCCACCAAGCAGCTCGGCTCGTACGGCCAGTCGAAGGGCTGA
- a CDS encoding UDP-N-acetylmuramyl pentapeptide phosphotransferase encodes MTTAQTNHTAPQTGAQAVIASAVDPARRPDVLLRVRRAEGHEISAWWMVGAFVGVSAAVVSLLSWVPGGA; translated from the coding sequence GTGACTACAGCTCAGACGAACCACACTGCACCTCAGACAGGTGCTCAGGCGGTCATCGCCAGCGCCGTCGACCCGGCGCGACGCCCCGATGTGCTGCTGCGCGTGCGCCGGGCGGAGGGGCACGAGATCAGCGCATGGTGGATGGTCGGCGCTTTCGTCGGCGTCTCTGCGGCGGTCGTCAGCCTGCTCAGCTGGGTTCCCGGCGGCGCGTGA
- a CDS encoding sigma-70 family RNA polymerase sigma factor: MQLTALYDAHAVAVWRYVVSLTGDHAGADDVVQETLLRAWRTPRVMSDDPATLRSWMYTVARNIVIDEARSARRRHELPVDEVPDRLRGDDTDAMFDALLVEEALATLTPDHRAVIVSAYYGGRSVAQTADELGIPAGTVKSRLHYAVRALRLALQERGVTR, encoded by the coding sequence GTGCAGCTGACGGCCCTGTACGACGCGCACGCCGTGGCCGTCTGGCGCTACGTCGTCAGTCTCACCGGTGACCACGCCGGGGCCGACGATGTCGTGCAGGAGACGCTCCTGCGCGCGTGGCGGACGCCGCGCGTGATGAGCGACGACCCTGCGACCCTGCGGTCGTGGATGTACACGGTTGCCCGCAACATCGTCATCGATGAGGCGCGCAGCGCCCGTCGACGCCACGAGCTCCCCGTCGATGAAGTGCCCGACCGGCTCCGCGGCGACGACACGGATGCCATGTTCGACGCGCTGCTCGTCGAGGAGGCCCTCGCAACTCTGACACCCGACCATCGCGCCGTGATCGTCAGTGCCTATTACGGCGGGCGCAGCGTCGCGCAGACCGCCGACGAGCTGGGTATCCCGGCGGGAACCGTCAAGTCGCGGCTGCATTACGCGGTGCGGGCATTGCGGCTCGCCCTGCAGGAGAGAGGGGTGACCCGATGA
- the xseA gene encoding exodeoxyribonuclease VII large subunit yields the protein MTFFQPETVPGQAPPPDSVHPRDSRTDSPTSVSRLNDTIRGFIERWGSVWVEGEITSFNRRGGNVFGRLKDLGTESTVAFRIWSSTLNRLPADLKVGDHVVACVKADYFPRTGDFSFSISAMRHVGLGEQLERLERLRVQLRSEGLFDPVRKKKLPFLPHCIGLITGENSDAEKDVHRNAELRWPRVRFRTKHAAVQGERCVPETIAALKALDADPEVDVIVIARGGGDPQTLLGFSDERLLRAVASASTPVVSAIGHENDRPLLDEVADVRASTPTDAAKRVVPDVSEQRALVAQLRARLTGRLTQRVLHDIAQLEQIRSRPALRTPHSMLTSRAQELWMLSNRGRDVVDRRVEREHRRTIELGASLRALSPLATLARGYAIAQLADGTVLRDASRAPAGTALTLTVEHGTLAAHSDGTVVDAVPQADAAAPTATREPDADAAASASTPLDAEATGDGVSAGPA from the coding sequence ATGACCTTCTTCCAGCCCGAGACCGTCCCGGGACAGGCACCGCCCCCCGACAGCGTCCACCCCAGGGACTCCCGCACCGACTCCCCCACCTCGGTGTCGCGACTGAACGACACCATCCGGGGGTTCATCGAGCGCTGGGGCTCGGTCTGGGTCGAGGGCGAGATCACCTCCTTCAACCGCCGGGGCGGCAATGTCTTCGGCCGCCTGAAGGATCTCGGCACCGAATCGACCGTGGCGTTCCGCATCTGGTCGAGCACACTGAACCGCCTTCCCGCAGATCTCAAGGTCGGCGACCACGTGGTGGCGTGCGTCAAGGCCGACTACTTCCCCCGTACGGGCGATTTCTCCTTCTCGATCTCGGCGATGCGCCATGTGGGACTGGGTGAGCAGCTCGAACGCCTCGAGCGCCTGCGCGTGCAGCTGCGGTCGGAGGGCTTGTTCGATCCCGTCCGCAAGAAGAAGCTCCCCTTCCTCCCCCACTGCATCGGCCTCATCACCGGCGAGAACTCGGATGCCGAGAAAGACGTGCACCGCAACGCCGAGCTGCGCTGGCCCCGTGTGCGCTTCCGCACGAAGCACGCCGCGGTGCAGGGCGAGCGATGCGTTCCCGAGACGATCGCGGCCTTGAAAGCCCTCGACGCCGACCCCGAGGTCGATGTGATCGTCATCGCCCGCGGCGGTGGGGATCCGCAGACGCTGCTCGGCTTCAGCGACGAACGCCTCCTGCGCGCGGTGGCTTCGGCATCCACCCCGGTCGTCAGCGCCATCGGCCACGAGAACGATCGCCCCCTGCTCGACGAGGTCGCAGACGTCCGGGCCTCGACGCCCACGGACGCCGCGAAACGCGTGGTGCCCGATGTCTCCGAGCAGCGCGCGCTCGTCGCACAGCTGCGAGCCCGGCTGACCGGCCGCCTGACCCAACGCGTGCTGCACGACATCGCGCAGCTCGAACAGATCCGCTCCCGCCCGGCGCTGCGCACGCCCCACTCGATGCTGACCTCCCGCGCCCAGGAGCTGTGGATGCTGTCGAACCGCGGCCGCGACGTCGTCGACCGTCGCGTCGAGCGCGAGCACCGCCGCACGATCGAGCTCGGCGCGAGCCTGCGAGCCCTCTCGCCGCTCGCGACGCTCGCGCGCGGCTACGCCATCGCACAGCTCGCCGACGGCACGGTGCTGCGCGATGCGTCACGCGCACCCGCCGGCACGGCACTGACGCTCACCGTGGAACACGGGACGCTCGCCGCGCACTCGGACGGGACCGTCGTCGACGCCGTCCCGCAGGCGGACGCCGCCGCGCCGACCGCAACCCGGGAACCGGACGCCGATGCCGCGGCATCCGCGAGCACACCGCTCGACGCCGAGGCAACCGGCGACGGGGTGTCGGCGGGTCCCGCCTAG
- a CDS encoding DUF6264 family protein: MSEASGPGQPRPRPQFGEYATPEEQRARIQRPEVTEALDAGVAPRPEQPAPAAVASDGARPGVLRGPLWDRILTGGLLAYGLVSTVSTIVQLLDFPHYAESAATVLGADAAYTNLQAGYVWGAAAALVYGIGWLLTAVLSWRRLKRGRVAFWIPIAGFVVTALIAGICVTLALVGDQQFMTAIIGAVPD; encoded by the coding sequence GTGAGCGAGGCGTCCGGCCCGGGCCAGCCTCGTCCGCGCCCGCAGTTCGGTGAGTACGCCACCCCCGAGGAACAGCGTGCGCGGATCCAGCGGCCCGAGGTGACCGAAGCGCTCGACGCCGGAGTCGCCCCGCGGCCCGAGCAGCCGGCACCGGCGGCGGTCGCGTCGGACGGTGCTCGACCGGGAGTGCTGCGGGGGCCGCTGTGGGACCGCATCCTCACGGGCGGCCTTCTCGCGTACGGTCTCGTCTCCACGGTGTCGACGATCGTGCAACTGCTCGATTTCCCGCACTATGCGGAGTCCGCCGCGACCGTGCTGGGCGCGGATGCCGCGTACACCAACCTGCAGGCGGGGTACGTCTGGGGCGCCGCAGCCGCACTCGTCTACGGCATCGGCTGGCTGCTGACGGCGGTGCTCTCGTGGCGGCGGCTCAAGCGGGGGCGAGTGGCGTTCTGGATCCCGATCGCGGGCTTCGTCGTGACCGCATTGATCGCCGGTATCTGCGTGACGTTGGCCCTCGTCGGCGACCAGCAGTTCATGACCGCGATCATCGGCGCCGTTCCCGACTGA